The genome window atatatatatatatataaaaaatatatatactgtatattgtcgaggttactgtggtttatccgttatacagtgctcactaccgtggtagagtggaatatacgttaggtcaggaaaaaatacagaggctatttcatccctacaagcctgtttcgcaggtttccctgctctcttCCCTGaatagcagggaaacctgcaaaacaggcttgtaggaaaataaatagcctctgtgttttttcctgacctaacgtgtatgtgtgtatatatatatatacactaccgttcaaaagtttggggtcacccaaacaattttgtggaatagccttcatttctaagaacaagaatagactgtcgagtttcagatgaaagttctctttttgtggccattttgagcgtttaattgaccccacaaaggtgatgctccagaaactcaatctgctcaaaggaaggtcagttttgtagcttctgtaacgagctaaactgttttcagatgtgtgaacatgattgcacaagggttttctaatcatcaattagccttctgagccaatgagcaaacacattgtaccattagaacactggagtgatagttgctggaaatgggcctctatacacctatgtagatattgcaccaaaaaccagacatttgcagctagaatagtcatttaccacattagcaatgtatagagtgtatttctttaaagttaagactagtttaaagttatcttcattgaaaagtacagtgcttttccttcaaaaataaggacatttcaatgtgaccccaaacttttgaacggtaatgtatatatatatatatatatatatatatatatatatatatatatatatatatatatatatatatatatatatatatatatatatacatatatatatatgcgatgagatggcgacttgtccagggtgtaccccgccttccgcccgaatgcagctgagataggctccagcaccccccgtgaccccgtaagggacaagcggtagaaaacggacggatatatatatatatatatatatatatatatatatatatatatatatatatatatatatatatatatatatatatatatatacagtggggcaaaaaagtatttagtcagccattgacaatcaatgggtggctgactaaatacttttttgccccactgtatatatatatatatatatatatatatatatatatatatatatatatatatatatatatatatatatatatatatatatatatatatatatacatatatatatatatatatatatatatatatatatatatatatattatatatacatatatatatatatatatatatatatatatatatatatatatatatatatatatatatatatatatatatatatatatatatatatgcagtgtgtTATGTTATTGTTATATGTTAATGATATCCTCATTATTTATCATAATGTACTTTCACAGCATTTGATCttttatatttgttatttttttcaccaatgtctttattttgaaaacattgttcggaggggggcgtggcctgcgggcctgccgcggaacggggtgtgccaggaccagcctcgaagacagcgacaggtgcgtagatggcccaggtggaccttgttatctaatcacctgtcgcctttattagcagcagccgtgatgagacgagcTAGTCggggttggaggtgctgctgagtgGACGCAGCAGACAAAGACactttgctgaaaagcaaaagcATCTGCACCTGTTATGAAAATAAAATAGTGTTATACCCTGAAGTCcctggctctcctggcagtgtgtggtggtctaaagaacccactagagggcaacttcTACACATTGATATACCAAAAATCACAAATTGTATTATTACAATCATTAGTAGTTTTTGGGATTTTTACATTGTTGTATAATATTGATAATTACTGTATGCAATACAGtaaattattatccatccatccattttctaccgcttgtccctttcggggttgcgaagggtgctggagcctatctctgatttgcatccgggcggaaggcggtgtacaccctggacaagtcgccacctcatcacagggccaacacatattttctttaatttttgtaatttgcaatataatttaaaaaaagaaaagcataaATGTAAATATGCTTTGAGGCTACAATGTTGTAGGTGAAGAGACGTGAAGGAAAaccattttttaatattttggttTATTAAATTCTTTAAAAAACTATTACAGTTGCCTTTGAacgtcaattaaaaaaacaaacaaaacaacgcaTTGTTACATatgtgtgcactattgacaacattaaaacaGTGTACTTTTCTAATATTTTCTTAAAAGGTTTTACAAAGTTTGTTGACATGtaatgacattttgttgcatACAAATCATAAACATGAGGACCGTCACACACTCTGATGTCCATTGAGGGATGGAGAAGTTTAATGTGGTCATTGAGGAGGCCTCAGAGGAGGGGACACATCTTCCTTTTAAATGCCAGCTGTTCACCCAACTTGTGGAGGAGCATCAGAAAGTTCCTATTAGGGTAAATGGCTCTCTTTTGGACAACATGCTTCACAGCATCCTGGAGTGAGAGACGCTGCCGTATCATCAGGTAGGCCAGCACCAAAGTGGCAGAGCGACTCATACCCATAATGCAATGCACCAACACTTTTCCTAAAGAGGGCGGAAATGACATGCATGGGAATCTAAAACCTTCTGTGGCCGCGGCTCCGCATGCTCACCATGATCATACTTCAGGCCTTTATGGATGAAGTCTGCTGCGGATTTGAAGTACTGGCTCAGGTCAAAGTGGTCCGAGTCTTCCCCTGGTACACCGCAGTAAACGCAAGCGTTGCCATAGAAACTTTGGTCACCGATGCTGCCTTGCTTGGAGTGAGCTGCGTTCAGGATGTGAGTGATGCCCAGTTTAGATAaagtctttttattttgtgcTACAGCTCTGGAAAaagcatacacaaacacacatgtgtGAATATGAATATTCCTTTATTTTTTTAAGCCTTGTGTTTTGATTGTCATGCAgtcagtttttgtttgttttttttattttgtgctaAAGCAAATCATAGCCAGTTCACACGTCACTGCTCAAGAGATTTCTAAATTAGGCCATCAATTGGTTTGCTGCTGTTCAGAAAGGAAATACACGGAGGAGAATGACAGACATAAAAACTTACTGTATTTtagataaaacaaaaaaatacataaaactaTAATaagtacattatatttaaaaaaatataattcttaattttatatattatatatattattattatagtattctcTTAATATTTAGTCCCATTGACTTCCATTCCAacagcatatttaaaaaaatactgcaatCTTGACAAGTTGACACATAATAATGCTTTATTTAATGACTTTAAACCTCGACCTTCAAAATAAGGAGGGGAAACGTGTTTCAGACATCAACCACCATATCAAATATTCCCCCATTGCACAACATTTTAGGAACATTTTTACAtactgtatttagtttattttatgtTGACAAAGTCAGAGATCCTTGTGACAAGAAAAGgcataaaaatataacaatattttaaaaaatatataaaaactataTCTATGGCAGGGGTGGCCAAGTGCGATCGGGGGGTTGTTTTCAGCCAGAtgtttgctttttatttttttgcccctCTGCAAATTCAAAGCATAGAATCGTTTATTAATGAGATGTATTGTTAAATACATACACCTTGTAACAGACAGCTGAGACggggatgttttgttcagatagcttaGCATATTGACCTATTGCACAGGTGTACAACTCAAGGTCAAACAGAACTggctgctcagttgccagaatttcaccGTGAAAAACAGTTGTacagttttttcatttacagtaatgtgatgtaaaaaaaaaatactgcacattttattgtaaaattctggcgactggcctgccattttttaaaaataaaatctacaGTGTAGATAGAATATAAAATAGAATCATTAAATGCATAGACAATTGTGCAATATCATGAGGCGATTCCTAATACATTtctctatatttatttatatatatatatatatatacatatatatatatatatatatttaatcacatatacatacatatacatatactgtatacatctatacatatacagtatgtatacatatatacacacacatatgtatacatgtatacatatatacaaatatatacatatatatacagtatattcaatcacatatacataaatgtatactggatacatctatacatatatgtatgcatgtacacacacatgtatatatatgtatacacatatacacacatatatacataaatatgtatgtaggtgtatatatgtatacatatgaacataagttatgttcatatgtatacatgtatacatatttctatgtgtgtatgtatatatgtatgtatgttgaacatacatacatatatacataaacacataaaaatatatatacacattaacatatcagcacacacacgcatacacttttgtgtgtgatatatatatatatatatatatatatatatatatatatatatatatatatatatatatatacatatatatatatatatatatatatatatatatatatatatatatatatacatatatat of Entelurus aequoreus isolate RoL-2023_Sb linkage group LG09, RoL_Eaeq_v1.1, whole genome shotgun sequence contains these proteins:
- the zgc:153981 gene encoding dual specificity protein phosphatase family protein; translated protein: MSGREQQQYDLVLIKELEITLDSCTLGLAAVDEVWPNLFIGNIAVAQNKKTLSKLGITHILNAAHSKQGSIGDQSFYGNACVYCGVPGEDSDHFDLSQYFKSAADFIHKGLKYDHGKVLVHCIMGMSRSATLVLAYLMIRQRLSLQDAVKHVVQKRAIYPNRNFLMLLHKLGEQLAFKRKMCPLL